A section of the Sedimentisphaera cyanobacteriorum genome encodes:
- a CDS encoding ATP-binding protein gives MEKSETLCVSYPAQTQQLCDKIFAAADSELSSDTIWWLRLAVAEALNNAIVHGNKRDPAKKVTVNFSWTDKSFSVTVTDQGEGFERENLIDPTAEENLNKTTGRGVYIIKYVMDDVQYNEKGNSVTLTKYFS, from the coding sequence ATGGAGAAATCTGAAACATTGTGCGTGAGTTATCCTGCACAAACTCAGCAGCTTTGTGATAAAATTTTCGCTGCAGCAGACAGTGAGCTCTCCTCTGATACGATTTGGTGGCTCAGGCTGGCAGTAGCGGAGGCTCTTAACAATGCTATTGTGCACGGTAACAAGCGAGACCCTGCTAAGAAGGTTACTGTAAACTTCTCTTGGACAGATAAGTCCTTTTCAGTCACAGTAACCGATCAGGGAGAGGGTTTTGAAAGAGAAAATCTTATAGACCCTACTGCTGAGGAAAATCTAAACAAAACAACAGGCAGAGGTGTCTATATTATCAAATACGTTATGGATGATGTGCAGTATAACGAAAAAGGCAACAGTGTTACGCTGACAAAATATTTTAGTTAA
- a CDS encoding sigma-70 family RNA polymerase sigma factor, translating to MLDKVKNIEFVNLLTSNYHRIYNFILSMVPNRTEADDIMQEASIVMMEKFEELSSSEEFLPWAFTVAKFQVLKYLKKKGDRAVLNEKLIRMLSEQSRKRSENLDDWIDALQECVGKLPNLDRELVDMKYNQQCTANEIAGHTGLPAPKVYRRIYKIHELLQRCVRFVMGESK from the coding sequence ATGCTTGATAAAGTTAAAAATATAGAGTTTGTAAACCTTCTTACTTCGAACTATCACAGGATATATAATTTCATCCTTTCGATGGTTCCAAATCGTACGGAGGCCGATGATATTATGCAGGAGGCCTCAATTGTGATGATGGAGAAGTTTGAAGAGCTCAGCAGCAGCGAAGAGTTTCTGCCGTGGGCCTTTACTGTAGCCAAATTTCAGGTGCTAAAATACCTCAAGAAAAAGGGCGACAGGGCGGTGCTGAACGAAAAGCTCATTCGTATGCTCTCAGAGCAGAGCAGGAAAAGATCGGAGAATCTTGACGACTGGATAGACGCACTCCAGGAGTGCGTTGGCAAGCTGCCCAACTTAGACAGAGAACTTGTTGATATGAAATACAATCAGCAGTGTACGGCAAATGAAATCGCAGGGCATACAGGTCTTCCTGCCCCTAAGGTTTACCGCCGGATATATAAAATTCACGAACTTCTGCAGAGGTGCGTCAGATTCGTGATGGGTGAGTCAAAATGA
- a CDS encoding DNA-methyltransferase, whose product MGSGTKTSSFGTSKRINHDSSGFYNSKIYSNLSKSSASEPDNEFPSELLNTVIKADAQNMKEIPDNSLHLMITSPPYNVSKDYDDNLDLDEYLALLKNVYTETYRVLVNGGRACVNIANIGRKPYIPLSDFISRIMLDIGFKMRGEIIWNKGSGAGVSMAWGSWKSASNPVLRDVHEYILVFSKGDFKRPKKDKENTISKEDFMEWTKSVWNMNTESAKRVGHPAPFPEELPRRLIELYSYKEDIILDPFMGSGTTALAALKTDRKYVGYEVDQGYADVCRKRIDKYKQQRKEEDSRLF is encoded by the coding sequence ATGGGCTCAGGTACAAAAACGTCTTCTTTCGGAACGAGTAAAAGAATAAATCACGACTCAAGCGGGTTTTACAATTCCAAGATTTATTCAAATCTCAGCAAATCTTCCGCATCTGAACCGGATAATGAGTTTCCCTCGGAGCTGCTGAATACAGTGATAAAGGCTGATGCACAAAATATGAAGGAGATTCCTGATAATTCGCTTCATTTGATGATAACTTCTCCCCCGTACAATGTATCTAAAGATTACGATGATAATCTTGACCTTGATGAGTATCTTGCTTTGCTGAAAAACGTTTACACTGAAACTTACAGAGTTCTGGTTAACGGCGGCCGCGCTTGCGTGAATATTGCAAATATCGGCAGAAAGCCGTATATCCCGCTGTCAGATTTTATATCTCGGATTATGCTTGATATCGGCTTTAAAATGAGGGGTGAGATAATCTGGAACAAAGGCTCAGGAGCGGGAGTTTCGATGGCTTGGGGCAGTTGGAAATCAGCTTCTAACCCTGTTTTAAGGGATGTTCATGAGTATATTTTGGTCTTTTCTAAAGGCGATTTTAAAAGGCCTAAGAAAGATAAAGAGAACACCATAAGCAAAGAAGATTTCATGGAATGGACTAAATCTGTATGGAATATGAATACCGAATCAGCTAAAAGAGTAGGTCATCCCGCTCCGTTTCCCGAAGAGCTCCCAAGAAGGCTTATAGAGCTGTATTCTTATAAGGAGGATATTATACTGGACCCCTTCATGGGCAGCGGCACAACGGCATTGGCAGCGTTGAAAACAGATCGAAAGTATGTGGGCTATGAAGTCGATCAGGGATATGCTGATGTCTGCAGAAAGAGGATTGATAAATACAAACAGCAGAGGAAAGAGGAAGATTCTCGTTTGTTTTAA
- a CDS encoding NPCBM/NEW2 domain-containing protein — translation MTEKQKIRLRMLTVGSVETGLSPKEKAELESMLESSEDARSFYLDLITINTALGKVGGEAVSFQGEDFDKICRQIEQMELTAPCACTPKQQEGNVQPLDSSQKRSGKVRFTAVRWIERSALAAAVLCVLFLLYQLYYVNVYVPSRPHQVAQVADSSDVLWQGSRPVENENGIYLRTSKQYQLEEGFAKILLSNGVEFLLEDEAKFEIENAERVNVLEGSAYFKVPSTCIGFIADTPTSRIIDLGTEFGVSVFSGGSSELHMFRGKCSMAPRIENRTKGARLFEEGEAVKISEKGETSDIVQSSSGFLRIMDSSKNFYWHGENISLADILGSGSGTGNGVIGRAINLSSGEYIRKTTKLQSSKSGYRLVPSNEIVDGVFIPDGEDASQVTSKNHIYDGFENTSGTCWTPISNGPNFNMGSNYYNKRCIINGQLYGTKENPALYMHSNSAVTFDLRALRTMLPGQRIAEFRTIYGVPDYEQEPSDAHRITNADFTVLLDGAEILKKEQVKYGQTFDFRKDIPEDAEFLTLACTDADGSPHQDWGVFARPELVIEQN, via the coding sequence ATGACGGAAAAACAGAAAATAAGGCTTAGAATGCTTACGGTGGGCTCTGTGGAAACAGGGCTTTCGCCAAAGGAAAAGGCAGAGCTGGAGAGTATGCTTGAAAGCTCCGAAGATGCCCGAAGCTTCTACCTGGACCTTATCACAATCAACACTGCTCTTGGAAAGGTAGGCGGCGAGGCGGTGAGCTTTCAAGGTGAAGATTTTGATAAGATATGCCGCCAGATTGAGCAGATGGAGCTTACCGCTCCATGCGCGTGCACTCCAAAGCAGCAGGAGGGTAACGTTCAGCCCTTAGATTCCAGTCAGAAAAGGTCGGGTAAGGTTCGCTTTACTGCAGTGCGATGGATAGAGAGGTCTGCCCTTGCCGCTGCGGTGCTCTGCGTACTTTTCCTACTATATCAGCTTTATTACGTTAATGTATATGTGCCCAGCAGGCCTCATCAGGTTGCTCAGGTAGCAGATTCTTCAGATGTTTTGTGGCAGGGCAGCAGGCCTGTGGAGAATGAAAACGGGATTTACCTCCGCACCTCCAAACAATATCAGCTTGAGGAGGGTTTCGCTAAGATACTTTTATCCAACGGCGTAGAATTTCTGCTCGAAGACGAGGCGAAATTTGAGATTGAGAATGCAGAGAGGGTAAATGTGCTTGAAGGAAGTGCGTATTTTAAGGTTCCCTCTACATGCATCGGTTTCATTGCTGATACTCCAACTTCACGAATTATTGATCTGGGAACAGAGTTTGGGGTTTCTGTATTCTCAGGCGGCTCTTCTGAGCTGCATATGTTCAGGGGGAAATGCTCTATGGCCCCGCGTATCGAAAACAGAACTAAAGGCGCAAGGCTCTTTGAGGAAGGTGAAGCGGTTAAGATATCCGAAAAAGGCGAAACCTCCGATATTGTCCAAAGCTCTTCGGGCTTCTTGAGGATAATGGATTCCTCCAAAAATTTCTATTGGCATGGAGAAAATATAAGCCTTGCTGATATACTCGGCAGCGGCAGCGGGACAGGAAATGGTGTTATAGGCAGAGCAATAAACCTTTCATCAGGAGAATATATTCGGAAGACCACAAAGCTTCAGTCTAGCAAGTCCGGCTACAGGCTTGTTCCTTCAAATGAGATTGTTGACGGCGTATTCATTCCAGACGGCGAGGACGCCTCTCAGGTTACATCCAAAAATCACATATACGACGGCTTCGAAAATACAAGCGGAACCTGCTGGACACCCATCTCAAACGGCCCGAACTTTAATATGGGCAGCAATTACTACAACAAAAGATGCATTATTAACGGCCAGCTTTACGGAACAAAGGAAAATCCTGCTCTTTATATGCACTCTAATTCAGCGGTTACTTTCGACCTCAGAGCTTTGCGGACAATGCTGCCAGGCCAGAGAATTGCGGAATTCAGGACTATTTACGGAGTGCCTGATTATGAACAGGAGCCCTCAGATGCTCATAGAATTACAAACGCAGATTTTACTGTGCTCTTAGATGGCGCGGAAATCCTCAAAAAAGAGCAGGTGAAATACGGTCAGACGTTCGATTTTCGCAAAGATATCCCAGAGGACGCAGAATTCCTTACCCTCGCTTGCACAGATGCAGACGGTTCGCCTCATCAGGATTGGGGCGTTTTCGCAAGGCCTGAGCTCGTTATAGAGCAGAATTGA
- the trpB gene encoding tryptophan synthase subunit beta, which translates to MALEFSAMPDKEGYFGEYGGQQIPPELKAVMDDIAEAYEKVTATEDFQTDLANLYTDYVGRPSPIYFAKKITEKAGGANIYLKREDLNHTGAHKINHCLGEALLAKYMGKTKVLAETGAGQHGVALATACALVGIDCEIHMGEIDIVKEHPNVTKMKILGCRIVPVSRGTKTLKDAVDSAFEEYLRDPDHFMYAIGSVVGPHPFPKMVRDFQSVVGREARQQIQEKTGRLPDIVTACVGGGSNAIGIFTAFLNDENVELVGVEPAGHGLNTKEHAATLTAGHKGMIHGFKCYNLQDEKGNPLPVYSIASGLDYPGVGPQHCYLKDIGRVRYETADDEQCLEAFMQLSHLEGIIPALESAHALHFAMQEAARIGKGKNILVNLSGRGDKDVDFVAEKLKL; encoded by the coding sequence ATGGCATTAGAATTCAGCGCAATGCCCGATAAGGAAGGCTATTTCGGGGAATATGGAGGACAGCAGATACCGCCGGAGCTGAAGGCAGTAATGGATGACATTGCAGAGGCTTACGAGAAAGTAACAGCCACGGAGGATTTTCAAACAGATCTTGCTAACCTGTATACCGATTATGTAGGCAGGCCAAGCCCTATCTATTTCGCAAAAAAAATCACAGAAAAGGCCGGCGGGGCAAATATTTATCTCAAACGCGAAGACCTAAACCACACCGGAGCACATAAGATCAATCACTGTCTCGGGGAAGCGCTTCTTGCAAAATACATGGGAAAGACAAAAGTGCTCGCTGAGACAGGTGCAGGACAGCACGGAGTAGCCCTGGCTACAGCCTGCGCGCTGGTTGGAATAGACTGTGAAATCCACATGGGCGAAATTGACATCGTCAAAGAACACCCAAATGTTACCAAAATGAAGATTCTCGGTTGCAGGATTGTGCCTGTATCGAGAGGAACGAAAACTCTGAAAGATGCAGTTGACAGCGCTTTCGAGGAATATCTCAGAGACCCTGACCACTTTATGTATGCGATAGGCTCGGTTGTAGGGCCTCATCCATTCCCGAAGATGGTTAGGGATTTTCAGAGCGTAGTGGGAAGAGAAGCAAGGCAGCAGATTCAGGAAAAAACAGGCAGACTGCCCGATATCGTAACCGCCTGCGTGGGAGGCGGTTCCAACGCTATTGGTATTTTTACTGCTTTTCTAAATGATGAAAACGTGGAGCTTGTAGGGGTTGAGCCGGCAGGCCACGGACTCAATACAAAGGAACACGCAGCTACCCTCACAGCAGGTCATAAGGGAATGATACACGGATTTAAATGCTACAACCTTCAGGACGAAAAAGGCAATCCGCTGCCGGTTTATTCAATCGCTTCAGGCCTTGATTATCCGGGTGTTGGGCCGCAGCACTGCTACCTGAAGGATATCGGAAGGGTTCGATATGAAACCGCTGACGATGAGCAGTGTCTCGAGGCATTTATGCAGCTCTCTCACCTCGAAGGCATTATTCCTGCTCTGGAAAGCGCTCATGCTTTACATTTTGCCATGCAGGAGGCTGCAAGGATAGGAAAGGGCAAAAATATACTCGTTAATCTCTCAGGCAGAGGGGATAAGGATGTTGATTTTGTCGCCGAAAAACTGAAGCTTTAA
- a CDS encoding STAS domain-containing protein: MNNPVVSVRYAGKVVIVEITIPRLLEDAQIMSLEETLSPLVEECRPTKMIIDFSRVEHLSSSALGVLIRINSEIKKQGGFLSLCGINKRILEIFKITKLDQVFTIRKDVSESHKAILLSINE, translated from the coding sequence ATGAACAACCCAGTAGTAAGTGTCAGATATGCAGGGAAGGTGGTAATAGTAGAGATTACCATCCCAAGACTTCTTGAAGATGCGCAGATTATGTCATTGGAAGAAACGCTCAGCCCTCTGGTAGAAGAATGCAGGCCTACCAAAATGATAATAGATTTCAGCCGAGTAGAACACCTCAGCAGTTCAGCTCTTGGTGTTTTGATTCGTATAAACAGCGAGATCAAGAAACAAGGCGGCTTTTTGAGCTTATGCGGCATTAATAAACGCATCCTGGAGATTTTCAAAATAACCAAGCTCGACCAAGTTTTCACCATACGCAAAGACGTAAGCGAATCCCATAAGGCAATACTGCTTTCGATTAATGAGTGA
- a CDS encoding DJ-1 family glyoxalase III: MSKTALLPIADGSEELEAVTIIDVLRRAGTELTIASVADISVTMSRGTKLVADAPIEVCSGNEYDLIVLPGGMPGAEHLRDSRILTEMLKTQAEARRLYAAICASPAIVLASHGLMAGKKGTCYPGLEHSLADSYLEGEDVVADGNCITSRGPGTAMAFALKLAELLEGKENAEKTAQGMLVK, encoded by the coding sequence ATGAGCAAGACAGCGCTTTTACCCATTGCAGACGGAAGTGAAGAGCTTGAAGCTGTTACTATTATAGATGTTTTGAGGCGTGCCGGCACAGAGCTTACAATAGCTTCAGTTGCCGATATATCAGTAACAATGAGCAGAGGAACTAAGCTCGTGGCTGATGCCCCGATAGAGGTTTGTTCGGGAAACGAATACGATCTGATAGTGCTCCCTGGCGGTATGCCCGGAGCAGAGCACTTAAGAGATTCGAGAATCCTCACTGAAATGCTGAAAACTCAGGCCGAGGCGCGGCGTTTGTATGCAGCGATATGCGCATCGCCTGCGATTGTGCTTGCCTCTCACGGTCTTATGGCCGGCAAAAAAGGCACGTGCTACCCCGGGCTTGAACATTCCCTTGCAGACAGCTATCTGGAGGGTGAGGATGTTGTTGCAGACGGGAACTGCATAACAAGCAGAGGCCCGGGAACAGCAATGGCATTTGCACTCAAACTTGCCGAACTGCTTGAAGGAAAAGAAAATGCCGAGAAAACAGCTCAGGGTATGCTTGTTAAATGA
- the pgi gene encoding glucose-6-phosphate isomerase, with protein MLNKINPAETSAWKELNAHFDDMKNAHMKELFSEDSERFEKFSLKFEDILLDYSKNRISEKTLFLLIDLAGETRLKEAIEKVFAGKKINETEGRAVLHTALRNSSNEPVYVDGEDVMPKVRAVRSQMKDFSDKLLSGQWKGCTGKQITDVVNIGIGGSDLGPVMVTEALRPYWQNITPHFVSNVDGSHICETLKKIDPETTLFIIASKTFTTQETMTNAHTARRWFVDKTGSEEAVAKHFAAVSTNQNEVEKFGIDPSNMFVFWDWVGGRYSLWSAIGLSIACTIGYENFSALLEGAEAMDCHFKSQPFEKNMPVILALIGIWYNNFFQAETEAILPYDQYMHRFSAYFQQGNMESSGKSVDRSGNPVDYQTGPIVWGEPGTNGQHAFYQLIHQGTKLIPCDFIAPAQTHNPESDHHSKLLSNFFAQTEALMMGKTKEQVRQELKDAGKTDEQIQSLLPFKVFEGNKPTNSILVKKITPRTLGSLIAMYEHKIFTQGVIWNIFSFDQWGVELGKQLAKSILPELKEDEKINSHDASTNGLINAYKLMR; from the coding sequence ATGCTTAATAAAATAAATCCCGCAGAAACTTCTGCTTGGAAAGAGCTCAACGCACATTTTGATGATATGAAAAACGCTCATATGAAGGAGCTCTTCAGCGAAGACTCCGAAAGGTTTGAAAAGTTTTCTTTGAAATTTGAAGATATCCTGCTGGACTATTCAAAAAACAGGATCTCCGAGAAAACACTATTTCTGCTTATTGACCTTGCTGGAGAGACTAGGCTTAAAGAAGCGATTGAAAAGGTGTTTGCAGGGAAGAAAATAAACGAAACTGAAGGCAGAGCCGTGCTCCATACCGCCCTTAGAAACAGCTCTAATGAGCCAGTTTACGTTGACGGTGAGGATGTGATGCCGAAGGTGAGGGCGGTTCGTTCGCAGATGAAAGATTTTAGCGATAAACTGCTCAGCGGACAGTGGAAAGGCTGCACAGGAAAGCAGATCACTGACGTTGTGAATATAGGAATAGGCGGCTCTGATCTCGGCCCTGTTATGGTTACTGAGGCTCTCAGGCCATACTGGCAAAATATCACCCCGCATTTTGTTTCCAACGTCGATGGGTCGCATATATGCGAAACGCTCAAGAAAATTGATCCGGAAACCACCCTCTTTATCATTGCCTCCAAAACCTTCACAACTCAGGAAACTATGACAAACGCACATACCGCACGCAGGTGGTTTGTGGATAAAACAGGGAGTGAAGAAGCAGTCGCAAAGCATTTTGCTGCTGTTTCAACAAATCAAAACGAGGTGGAGAAGTTCGGCATAGACCCTTCAAATATGTTCGTATTCTGGGACTGGGTAGGCGGGAGATACTCGCTCTGGTCTGCTATCGGCCTTTCAATTGCCTGCACCATCGGATACGAGAATTTCTCAGCACTGCTCGAGGGAGCTGAGGCTATGGACTGCCATTTCAAATCACAGCCCTTTGAGAAGAATATGCCCGTTATACTTGCCCTTATCGGTATCTGGTACAACAATTTCTTCCAAGCTGAAACCGAGGCAATCCTGCCTTACGATCAGTATATGCACCGGTTCAGCGCGTATTTCCAGCAGGGGAATATGGAAAGCAGCGGCAAATCCGTGGACCGTTCCGGCAATCCTGTGGATTATCAGACAGGCCCGATTGTATGGGGAGAACCCGGCACAAACGGCCAGCACGCATTCTATCAGCTTATCCATCAGGGCACAAAGCTTATACCATGCGATTTTATAGCCCCTGCACAAACACACAATCCCGAATCAGACCACCACAGCAAACTGCTCTCAAACTTCTTCGCACAAACCGAAGCCCTTATGATGGGCAAAACAAAAGAGCAGGTCAGGCAGGAACTCAAAGATGCAGGCAAAACAGATGAGCAGATTCAATCGCTCCTGCCGTTCAAGGTGTTTGAAGGTAATAAACCTACAAACTCTATTCTCGTTAAGAAGATTACGCCAAGAACCCTCGGCAGCCTTATTGCTATGTATGAACATAAAATATTCACTCAAGGCGTGATATGGAATATCTTCAGCTTCGATCAGTGGGGCGTGGAGCTGGGCAAGCAGCTGGCCAAATCAATCCTCCCGGAGCTGAAAGAAGATGAAAAAATCAATTCCCACGACGCATCTACTAACGGCCTGATAAACGCTTACAAATTAATGAGGTAA
- a CDS encoding ThaI family type II restriction endonuclease yields MDDNAVLKSIRADEALVEKIKSKLPAMFHLAELECSSAGKIGMEVGFLRERIIIAMLIYKFGRDNVKTDIPITQKEVDVEVCKKPISIKTQTGRGKSGFKLIWTVDWDKVSEFCESYRPFCDIIFVRINWYNAGSFYYIPVEVQKSVFGNLGCNNYLKFPKRGTNPRGVQISSKAFNEILEHDNTFEIQVQWDKNNLEFDAYKRWLDMWEDQ; encoded by the coding sequence ATGGATGATAACGCTGTTCTAAAATCTATTAGAGCCGATGAAGCTCTTGTAGAAAAGATTAAAAGCAAACTGCCGGCAATGTTCCATCTAGCAGAATTGGAATGCTCAAGTGCTGGAAAAATTGGGATGGAAGTAGGTTTTTTGCGTGAGCGAATCATCATTGCTATGCTTATTTACAAATTCGGTCGGGATAATGTTAAGACAGACATCCCAATAACCCAGAAAGAAGTTGATGTAGAGGTATGTAAAAAGCCAATTTCTATAAAAACACAAACAGGCAGAGGGAAGTCAGGTTTTAAGCTGATTTGGACTGTTGATTGGGATAAAGTGAGCGAATTTTGCGAAAGCTATCGTCCTTTTTGTGATATTATCTTTGTCAGAATAAACTGGTATAATGCTGGTTCTTTCTACTATATTCCTGTAGAAGTTCAAAAATCAGTTTTTGGAAATTTGGGATGCAATAACTATCTAAAGTTTCCTAAAAGAGGTACAAATCCAAGGGGTGTTCAAATATCATCTAAGGCCTTCAATGAAATACTGGAACACGATAATACTTTTGAAATACAGGTACAATGGGATAAGAATAACTTAGAGTTCGATGCATACAAACGCTGGCTTGATATGTGGGAGGATCAATAG